The genomic DNA CTGTTCTGTCCCTGCGCACCGATGCGCTCCCTGCGCACATTCCTAAAATCGTCTACTGGGTTGCTCATATTTCTCCTATGGCCAGCACTGTGTTGGGATATCCCTCGCAAAGCGCGGCTACTTCATCACGGTAATTTTCGTTCATGACGATAATGTCGCCCGTGCCAAGGCGGTATAGCTCACTTGGCGGATAAATGAAATGACCACTCTTGGCGATGTGTCGGCCTTGTTTTTTGGGATTGATGTCGATGATCCCGCGAATGCTCCGTCCATCCGGGTCCATCAGGTTGGTGAAGGCCACACCCTTGGCCCCAGCGCCCCAGACGAGGCAGCCGGTGTGGCTGGCGACAAAGGCCCTGAGGCGGTCGATCTCGTTCGAAAAAAGTGTTTCGTCGACCAGGCAAAATTCGTCAGTCGGCGGGAGCACAGCGTCTTGCAGGTCGGCCAACTCAGCCACCAGCCACATGTATTGACCACCAAAACATCGGCGGACCGTTGCCCTGAGAAAAAGGGCCTTCAGTGTCGGCACACTGAAGTAGTTGCAATGCTCATGGAAAATGTCCCAGAATGCCCTATTGTCGACAATCCATTCAAGGCATGGGACCTCGATGAGGATTTTCCCCCGGCCTGCGTTGGCGTTTTTGATCGAAGCCAGAAAGGCCAACGGGTCGGCCACATGCTCCAAGGTGTGTCTCAGTACGACCATATCGCCGGGAACAACACCCAGATTGTTGCCGAAGTACGCTTTGACCACATCGGGGTCGCCTGCTTCATGGGCCGGGTCGTATCCCGTCACATTGAATCCGGCCAGCCTGAGCATGGAGAGAAAAACGCCTTTGCCGCACCCGACCTCCACAATCCGCCCGCCCGGCTCTACAGCGGATTTGACCAGCCCCAGGGTTTCCTCAAGATGGCGCTGGAACACCGAGGAATGGCCCTGCTCGTTTTGATACGTGCCGTCGTATTCCATGACTTCTGGGTGGAAGAGATGGTTCCAGACAAAGCCGCATTGACGGCACTGGACCAGTTCAACCGGGTAGCAGGGAGTTGTTTTTGCCTCGACCGCGTTGGGGAATATCTTGTTTTGAAATGCCGGGACGTGTGGATTCCTGTAGATAAGGGCCGCAGACCGGTATGCGCAAAGGGGGCATAGAGTCACCGGGTCACTCCCAGCCGGGCGAGTTTGGCGGTGCTGCCCCAAAAACGAAAGGGTTCCCATTCCGGATAGGGGTATACGCCAAGCTTCAGTTTGATCGAGGCTTGTGTCTTATCGATATATCCTTGAACCATCTCTCGCAGGCGTACATTTTTTCCGGAACAAATGTTGACGATGCCCGTAAACGACGAATGGTGTGCCAGAGCCGCCAGAATTTCGGCCACCTCCTCCACGGGGAGGTAGTCGCGCACCTGTTCCCCGCCGGACATGGGGAATTCCTTCTGTCCATCGGCAATCGCCCGTTGCAGTTGGGCAAATAGCGAGTTGGGGTTCTGTCCCGGACCATACATGTAAAAGAGTCTCGACCATTGAAGACAGACACCCGTGCCGAGTATGCGCTGCTCCAAGGACTGTCGCAGTCTGTCTTTAGCCATGGCGTAAGGGGTGCTCGGTTTTGCCTCGATCTCTTCGGCCAACTCCCCTTCCTGCATCCCATACTCTAAACAGGTGCCCGTCACCAGAAGGTGCTTCAGGCCACCATCAATTAATCGAAAAAGGACTTCGCGGCTTTGTGGCAAACTTTCCTGCAGATGGCAGTCCGATCTATAGTTGGGCAGGCCCGGCCAGGCAAGATGAATACAATGTGTCGGACTGCCTAGGGCTGCAAACAGATTGTCCGGCAACGTCTCCATATCCATTGGGACGCACTCCACTTCGTCGGACCATGGGGCAGCCCGCAGCTTTTGGACATCACGCCCCGTCACAACCGTAGGTGTTCCCCGGCGGACTAGCGCTGAAACAACGTGGTTACCCAAAAAGCCGGTCGCACCGGTTACAAGCACTTTCATGAGGTTGGCCTTGCCTGTTACATTCCGGCAGGGTGGAGGATCTTCATGATCGCATTGAAGTCGTTACGCCCCGCTACCCCGCTTTGTTCAAGAATCCTTTCCAACTCGCTTTTCTCGCATGCTTTTTTCTGGGCTGTATCCAGAGCTTTTTTCTCCCTGAGGATCGTTTTCCTGAGGAAGGAGGTCCATTCCTTCCTGATTCTGTCACCCAAAGTTTTAGGGGGCCGGTCACCTATCCAGTAAAATGTCTTGCGCCGGAGGGCTCTCACAAAGAGGAGGGCGAGTGCGCCTTCGATGAAACGCCGTGCGCACCTTTCCGGAAGGGCTTCCCGTTCGTACAGATACCGGCTGACGGTTTTTTTGATCGCTTCCAGTTCCGGGAAGTACCGACCGTTGAATATCATGTCTTTCGACTTCCCGCGCAGGCGCAGGCATGTGACGTTCAGCGAAGGGACAAGGTTGGTAACATGAAAGAAGCTGGGGAATTTGGCGGCCTTCCCGTGCGCGAGCATCATCATGACCATATAGAGTTCACTAAAATTGTAATTGACCAACTCGGCCGGGATTCTGTCGAGTGTAACTTTCCAGCAGTCGGCACGCTGTACCGAATAGAACATAGGATGGTAGTTCGTGAAATGTTGCAACAACCTCGCCCCGGCGCTGTCGGCGTCCGCCTGATATAATGGAGAGTCCGGCTCGTGAGGATAGACCCGCCCGTTTTCATGATAGAGGATCACGCCTTGGGCGGACGAGTAGTCGGGATTGTTTTCCAAGAAATCGACGCACTCGGTTATTGCCTGCCTTGACGGGAAGATGTCGTCGGCATTCATGAGCATGTATGGGGTGTGGACGCGCTCTACGACATGCTTACGGATTTTCTGAAGCACGCCCAGGTCCGGACAATGCACATAATCAATGCGGGGGTTGCTGGAAGAGGGGGCATGCGGAGTTTCCGAGGAATCAATGACCAAAATCCGGGTATCCAGACTGAGTAAATGCGGGAGAACCTGCTCAAGCAGGTGGTGCCGTTTATAGGTCGGCACGACAACGGTCAATTTGTTGCGCATGTTTTCCTCACTTTATTAATGATAATTAAAGGGGCTGCGGCCTGTAAACCGCAACCATTGATCATCCTGGTTCCGAAGAGAACACTCGGAACTCTTCAGATTTCGGCAGCATGATAGTGTGTTGATTTTGTTTGAGTATTACTTTTTAGCGGATTCTTCCTGTTTGAAGAGTGACCTAGCATTTTGACCCAGTGGAGGCAACAGTAAGTTGTTTGCCTGAAGCTCCGATTATAGGGTCACCCGAGCACCACCTTGAATGCAAAACCCGTGCGAATCACTTCGCGAGGGTTTTTGTGTTCCGGAAGCACACACTCCATTCTGGCCAGGGCAACCGCATCTAATTTCCAGTCAGCACCTTGATAAGAAACGAGTTGTCCCAGCCAGCCATTTTGCGCTTTCTCTTCATGCTGGTTTTCGTAGACTCTTGTTTCACACAATTGAGCGCTATTTTCCTCAACATTGAGAGGTTTTCCGGCGAATTATCCTTTCGTATACGACTTTGGTCCTCGCCGAAACTGACATCAAGCACCCAATGGACTGTGTTTTCTATCCCCCAGTGCTCACGGACGGCATCGCCGAAACGTTGAGCGTGCCCGTTGATACTCATGATGAAATATCTTTTTTCATTCGATATGGTGTTGCCAACTTCGCGTTTTGATTCAACCATGCCGATGGCATTGAGATTGTCCCACCCTGTTATTCCTGCCAGAAGATCGTCACCCACAATGGTGCTGTATTCACGGGTTTCGATTCGGCCATGGCCGGAATCGATTGTCCGGCGCGTCTGATGTAGCAAAGATGTATTGACCTTGGACTCGTTAAACAAAAGATCAATATATTCATA from Pseudodesulfovibrio aespoeensis Aspo-2 includes the following:
- a CDS encoding class I SAM-dependent methyltransferase, with the protein product MEYDGTYQNEQGHSSVFQRHLEETLGLVKSAVEPGGRIVEVGCGKGVFLSMLRLAGFNVTGYDPAHEAGDPDVVKAYFGNNLGVVPGDMVVLRHTLEHVADPLAFLASIKNANAGRGKILIEVPCLEWIVDNRAFWDIFHEHCNYFSVPTLKALFLRATVRRCFGGQYMWLVAELADLQDAVLPPTDEFCLVDETLFSNEIDRLRAFVASHTGCLVWGAGAKGVAFTNLMDPDGRSIRGIIDINPKKQGRHIAKSGHFIYPPSELYRLGTGDIIVMNENYRDEVAALCEGYPNTVLAIGEI
- a CDS encoding NAD-dependent epimerase/dehydratase family protein yields the protein MKVLVTGATGFLGNHVVSALVRRGTPTVVTGRDVQKLRAAPWSDEVECVPMDMETLPDNLFAALGSPTHCIHLAWPGLPNYRSDCHLQESLPQSREVLFRLIDGGLKHLLVTGTCLEYGMQEGELAEEIEAKPSTPYAMAKDRLRQSLEQRILGTGVCLQWSRLFYMYGPGQNPNSLFAQLQRAIADGQKEFPMSGGEQVRDYLPVEEVAEILAALAHHSSFTGIVNICSGKNVRLREMVQGYIDKTQASIKLKLGVYPYPEWEPFRFWGSTAKLARLGVTR
- a CDS encoding glycosyltransferase family 2 protein, with protein sequence MRNKLTVVVPTYKRHHLLEQVLPHLLSLDTRILVIDSSETPHAPSSSNPRIDYVHCPDLGVLQKIRKHVVERVHTPYMLMNADDIFPSRQAITECVDFLENNPDYSSAQGVILYHENGRVYPHEPDSPLYQADADSAGARLLQHFTNYHPMFYSVQRADCWKVTLDRIPAELVNYNFSELYMVMMMLAHGKAAKFPSFFHVTNLVPSLNVTCLRLRGKSKDMIFNGRYFPELEAIKKTVSRYLYEREALPERCARRFIEGALALLFVRALRRKTFYWIGDRPPKTLGDRIRKEWTSFLRKTILREKKALDTAQKKACEKSELERILEQSGVAGRNDFNAIMKILHPAGM